A genome region from Macaca nemestrina isolate mMacNem1 chromosome 20, mMacNem.hap1, whole genome shotgun sequence includes the following:
- the LOC105495395 gene encoding delta(3,5)-Delta(2,4)-dienoyl-CoA isomerase, mitochondrial isoform X2 produces MAAGIVASRRLRDLLSRRLTASNYSGLSISLRLTGSSAQEEAPDHSYESLRVTSAQKHVLHVQLNRPNKRNAMNKAFWREMVECFNKISRDADCRAVVISGAGKMFTAGIDLMDLASDILQPKGDDVARISWYLRDIITRYQETFSVIEKCPKPVIAAVHGGCIGGGVDLITACDIRYCAQDAFFQVKEVDVGLAADVGTLQRLPKVIGNQSLVNELAFTARKMMADEALGCGLVSRVFPDKEVMLDAALALAAEISSKSPVAVQSTKVNLLYSRNHSVAESLNYVASWNMSMLQTQDITKSVQAVTENKELKSVTFSKL; encoded by the exons ATGGCGGCGGGGATAGTGGCTTCTCGCAGACTCCGCGACCTACTGAGCCGGC GATTGACAGCCTCCAACTACTCGGGCCTCAGTATTAGCCTTCGCCTCACTGGCTCCTCTGCACAAGAGGAAGCCCCAGACCACAGCTATGAGTCCCTTCGTGTGACATCTGCGCAGAAACACGTTCTGCATGTCCAGCTCAACCGGCCCAACAAGAGGAATGCCATGAACAAGGCCTTCTGGAG AGAGATGGTAGAGTGCTTCAACAAGATTTCGAGAGACGCTGACTGTCGGGCGGTGGTGATCTCTGGTGCAGGAAAAATGTTCACTGCAG GTATTGACCTGATGGACCTGGCTTCGGACATCCTGCAGCCCAAAGGAGATGATGTGGCCCGGATCAGCTGGTACCTCCGTGACATCATCACTCGATATCAGGAGACCTTCAGCGTCATCGAGAAG TGCCCCAAGCCTGTGATTGCTGCCGTCCACGGGGGCTGCATTGGCGGAG GTGTGGACCTCATCACCGCCTGTGACATCCGGTACTGTGCCCAGGACGCTTTCTTCCAGGTGAAG GAGGTGGACGTGGGTTTGGCTGCCGATGTAGGAACACTGCAGCGCCTGCCCAAGGTCATCGGGAACCAGAG CCTGGTCAACGAGCTGGCCTTCACCGCCCGCAAGATGATGGCTGATGAGGCCCTGGGCTGTGGCCTGGTCAG CCGGGTGTTCCCAGACAAGGAGGTCATGCTCGATGCTGCCTTAGCGCTGGCGGCCGAGATTTCCAGCAAGAGCCCCGTGGCGGTGCAGAGCACCAAGGTCAACCTGCTCTACTCCCGCAACCATTCGGTGGCCGAGAGCCTCAACTACGTG GCGTCCTGGAACATGAGCATGCTGCAGACCCAGGACATCACCAAGTCGGTCCAAGCCGTGACTGAGAACAAGGAACTGAAAAGCGTCACCTTCTCCAAGCTCTGA
- the LOC105495395 gene encoding delta(3,5)-Delta(2,4)-dienoyl-CoA isomerase, mitochondrial isoform X1 has protein sequence MAAGIVASRRLRDLLSRRESPLDLWWCIALSCCYSSCRTGRPIRGHEGPESPKFRGLTASNYSGLSISLRLTGSSAQEEAPDHSYESLRVTSAQKHVLHVQLNRPNKRNAMNKAFWREMVECFNKISRDADCRAVVISGAGKMFTAGIDLMDLASDILQPKGDDVARISWYLRDIITRYQETFSVIEKCPKPVIAAVHGGCIGGGVDLITACDIRYCAQDAFFQVKEVDVGLAADVGTLQRLPKVIGNQSLVNELAFTARKMMADEALGCGLVSRVFPDKEVMLDAALALAAEISSKSPVAVQSTKVNLLYSRNHSVAESLNYVASWNMSMLQTQDITKSVQAVTENKELKSVTFSKL, from the exons ATGGCGGCGGGGATAGTGGCTTCTCGCAGACTCCGCGACCTACTGAGCCGGCGTGAGTCACCTCTTGACTTATGGTGGTGTATCGCGCTGTCGTGCTGTTATAGCAGCTGTAGGACGGGGAGGCCCATCCGGGGTCACGAAGGGCCCGAGTCCCCTAAATTCAGGG GATTGACAGCCTCCAACTACTCGGGCCTCAGTATTAGCCTTCGCCTCACTGGCTCCTCTGCACAAGAGGAAGCCCCAGACCACAGCTATGAGTCCCTTCGTGTGACATCTGCGCAGAAACACGTTCTGCATGTCCAGCTCAACCGGCCCAACAAGAGGAATGCCATGAACAAGGCCTTCTGGAG AGAGATGGTAGAGTGCTTCAACAAGATTTCGAGAGACGCTGACTGTCGGGCGGTGGTGATCTCTGGTGCAGGAAAAATGTTCACTGCAG GTATTGACCTGATGGACCTGGCTTCGGACATCCTGCAGCCCAAAGGAGATGATGTGGCCCGGATCAGCTGGTACCTCCGTGACATCATCACTCGATATCAGGAGACCTTCAGCGTCATCGAGAAG TGCCCCAAGCCTGTGATTGCTGCCGTCCACGGGGGCTGCATTGGCGGAG GTGTGGACCTCATCACCGCCTGTGACATCCGGTACTGTGCCCAGGACGCTTTCTTCCAGGTGAAG GAGGTGGACGTGGGTTTGGCTGCCGATGTAGGAACACTGCAGCGCCTGCCCAAGGTCATCGGGAACCAGAG CCTGGTCAACGAGCTGGCCTTCACCGCCCGCAAGATGATGGCTGATGAGGCCCTGGGCTGTGGCCTGGTCAG CCGGGTGTTCCCAGACAAGGAGGTCATGCTCGATGCTGCCTTAGCGCTGGCGGCCGAGATTTCCAGCAAGAGCCCCGTGGCGGTGCAGAGCACCAAGGTCAACCTGCTCTACTCCCGCAACCATTCGGTGGCCGAGAGCCTCAACTACGTG GCGTCCTGGAACATGAGCATGCTGCAGACCCAGGACATCACCAAGTCGGTCCAAGCCGTGACTGAGAACAAGGAACTGAAAAGCGTCACCTTCTCCAAGCTCTGA
- the LOC105495393 gene encoding heterogeneous nuclear ribonucleoprotein L isoform X3 — protein sequence MPKKRQALVEFEDVLGACNAVNYAADNQIYIAGHPAFVNYSTSQKISRPGDSDDSRSVNSVLLFTILNPIYSITTDVLYTICNPCGPVQRIVIFRKNGVQAMVEFDSVQSAQRAKASLNGADIYSGCCTLKIEYAKPTRLNVFKNDQDTWDYTNPNLSGQGDPGSNPNKRQRQPPLLGDHPAEYGEGRGFPSVDSRGSCAPARRPPCKFSPVLPLFPSHPPGGPHGGYHSHYHDEGYGPPPPHYEGRRMGPPVGGHRRGPSRYGPQYGHPPPPPPPPEYGPHADSPVLMVYGLDQSKMNCDRVFNVFCLYGNVEKVKFMKSKPGAAMVEMADGYAVDRAITHLNNNFMFGQKLNVCVSKQPAIMPGQSYGLEDGSCSYKDFSESRNNRFSTPEQAAKNRIQHPSNVLHFFNAPLEVTEENFFEICDELGVKRPSSVKVFSGKSERSSSGLLEWESKSDALETLGFLNHYQMKNPNGPYPYTLKLCFSTAQHAS from the exons ATGCCTAAAAAGAGACAAGCACTGGTGGAGTTTGAAGATGTGTTGGGGGCTTGCAACGCAGTGAACTACGCAGCCGACAACCAAATATACATTGCCGGTCACCCAGCTTTTGTCAACTACTCTACCAGCCAGAAGATCTCCCGCCCCGGGGACTCGGATGACTCCCGGAGCGTGAACAGTGTGCTTCTCTTTACCATCCTGAACCCCATTTATTCGATCACCACG GATGTTCTTTACACTATCTGTAATCCTTGTGGCCCTGTCCAGAGAATTGTCATTTTCAGGAAGAATGGAGTTCAGGCGATGGTGGAAT TTGACTCTGTTCAAAGTGCCCAGCGGGCCAAAGCCTCTCTCAATGGGGCTGATATCTATTCTGGCTGTTGCACTCTGAAGATCGAATATGCAAAG CCTACACGCTTGAATGTGTTCAAGAATGATCAGGATACTTGGGACTACACAAACCCCAATCTCAGTGGACAAG GTGACCCTGGCAGCAACCCCAACAAACGCCAGAGGCAGCCCCCTCTCCTGGGAGATCACCCCGCAGAATATGGTGAGGGCAGGGGGTTCCCCTCCGTGGACTCCCGTGGCTCATGTGCCCCTGCCCGCCGCCCGCCGTGCAAATTCTCACCcgtcctccctctctttccttcccaccCCCCAGGAGGGCCCCACGGTGGGTACCACAGCCATTACCATGATGAGGGCTACGGGCCCCCCCCACCTCACTACGAAGGGAGAAGGATGGGTCCACCAGTGGGGGGTCACCGTCGGGGCCCAAGTCGCTACGGCCCCCAGTATgggcaccccccaccccctcccccaccacccgaGTATGGCCCTCACGCCGACAGCCCTGTGCTCATGGTCTATGGCTTGGATCAATCTAAGATGAACTGTGATCGAGTCTTCAATGTCTTCTGCTTGTATGGCAATGTGGAGAAG GTGAAATTCATGAAAAGCAAGCCAGGGGCCGCCATGGTGGAGATGGCTGATGGCTACGCTGTGGACCGGGCCATTACCCACCTCAACAACAACTTTATGTTTGGGCAGAAGCTGAATGTCTG TGTCTCCAAGCAGCCAGCCATCATGCCCGGTCAGTCATACGGGTTGGAAGACGGGTCTTGCAGTTACAAAGACTTCAGTGAGTCCCGGAACAATCGGTTCTCCACCCCAGAGCAGGCAGCCAAGAACCGCATCCAGCACCCCAGCAATGTGCTACACTTCTTCAACGCCCCGCTGGAGGTGACCGAGGAGAACTTCTTTGAG ATCTGCGATGAGCTGGGAGTGAAGCGGCCATCTTCTGTGAAAGTATTCTCAGGCAAAA GTGAGCGCAGCTCCTCTGGACTGCTGGAATGGGAATCTAAGAGCGATGCCCTGGAGACGCTGGGCTTCCTGAACCATTACCAGATGAAAAACCCAA aTGGTCCATACCCTTACACTCTGAAGTTGTGTTTCTCCACCGCTCAGCACGCCTCTTAA
- the LOC105495393 gene encoding heterogeneous nuclear ribonucleoprotein L isoform X1, producing the protein MSRRLLPRAEKRRRRLEQRQQPDEQRRRSGAMVKMAAAGGGGGGGRYYGGGSEGGRAPKRLKTDNAGDQHGGGGGGGGGAGAAGGGGGGENYDDPHKTPASPVVHIRGLIDGVVEADLVEALQEFGPISYVVVMPKKRQALVEFEDVLGACNAVNYAADNQIYIAGHPAFVNYSTSQKISRPGDSDDSRSVNSVLLFTILNPIYSITTDVLYTICNPCGPVQRIVIFRKNGVQAMVEFDSVQSAQRAKASLNGADIYSGCCTLKIEYAKPTRLNVFKNDQDTWDYTNPNLSGQGDPGSNPNKRQRQPPLLGDHPAEYGEGRGFPSVDSRGSCAPARRPPCKFSPVLPLFPSHPPGGPHGGYHSHYHDEGYGPPPPHYEGRRMGPPVGGHRRGPSRYGPQYGHPPPPPPPPEYGPHADSPVLMVYGLDQSKMNCDRVFNVFCLYGNVEKVKFMKSKPGAAMVEMADGYAVDRAITHLNNNFMFGQKLNVCVSKQPAIMPGQSYGLEDGSCSYKDFSESRNNRFSTPEQAAKNRIQHPSNVLHFFNAPLEVTEENFFEICDELGVKRPSSVKVFSGKSERSSSGLLEWESKSDALETLGFLNHYQMKNPNGPYPYTLKLCFSTAQHAS; encoded by the exons ATGTCGCGGAGGCTGCTGCCCCGGGCGGAGAAGCGGCGTCGGCGGCTGGAGCAGAGGCAGCAGCCGGACGAGCAGCGGAGGCGGTCGGGAGCGATGGTGAAGAtggcggcggcgggcggcggaGGCGGCGGTGGCCGCTACTACGGCGGCGGCAGTGAGGGCGGCCGGGCCCCTAAGCGGCTCAAGACTGACAACGCCGGCGACCAGCACGgaggcggcggcggtggcggtggAGGAGccggggcggcgggcggcggcggcggcggg GAGAACTACGATGACCCGCACAAAACCCCTGCCTCCCCAGTTGTCCACATCAGGGGCCTGATTGACGGTGTGGTGGAAGCTGACCTTGTGGAGGCCTTGCAGGAGTTTGGACCCATCAG CTATGTGGTGGTAATGCCTAAAAAGAGACAAGCACTGGTGGAGTTTGAAGATGTGTTGGGGGCTTGCAACGCAGTGAACTACGCAGCCGACAACCAAATATACATTGCCGGTCACCCAGCTTTTGTCAACTACTCTACCAGCCAGAAGATCTCCCGCCCCGGGGACTCGGATGACTCCCGGAGCGTGAACAGTGTGCTTCTCTTTACCATCCTGAACCCCATTTATTCGATCACCACG GATGTTCTTTACACTATCTGTAATCCTTGTGGCCCTGTCCAGAGAATTGTCATTTTCAGGAAGAATGGAGTTCAGGCGATGGTGGAAT TTGACTCTGTTCAAAGTGCCCAGCGGGCCAAAGCCTCTCTCAATGGGGCTGATATCTATTCTGGCTGTTGCACTCTGAAGATCGAATATGCAAAG CCTACACGCTTGAATGTGTTCAAGAATGATCAGGATACTTGGGACTACACAAACCCCAATCTCAGTGGACAAG GTGACCCTGGCAGCAACCCCAACAAACGCCAGAGGCAGCCCCCTCTCCTGGGAGATCACCCCGCAGAATATGGTGAGGGCAGGGGGTTCCCCTCCGTGGACTCCCGTGGCTCATGTGCCCCTGCCCGCCGCCCGCCGTGCAAATTCTCACCcgtcctccctctctttccttcccaccCCCCAGGAGGGCCCCACGGTGGGTACCACAGCCATTACCATGATGAGGGCTACGGGCCCCCCCCACCTCACTACGAAGGGAGAAGGATGGGTCCACCAGTGGGGGGTCACCGTCGGGGCCCAAGTCGCTACGGCCCCCAGTATgggcaccccccaccccctcccccaccacccgaGTATGGCCCTCACGCCGACAGCCCTGTGCTCATGGTCTATGGCTTGGATCAATCTAAGATGAACTGTGATCGAGTCTTCAATGTCTTCTGCTTGTATGGCAATGTGGAGAAG GTGAAATTCATGAAAAGCAAGCCAGGGGCCGCCATGGTGGAGATGGCTGATGGCTACGCTGTGGACCGGGCCATTACCCACCTCAACAACAACTTTATGTTTGGGCAGAAGCTGAATGTCTG TGTCTCCAAGCAGCCAGCCATCATGCCCGGTCAGTCATACGGGTTGGAAGACGGGTCTTGCAGTTACAAAGACTTCAGTGAGTCCCGGAACAATCGGTTCTCCACCCCAGAGCAGGCAGCCAAGAACCGCATCCAGCACCCCAGCAATGTGCTACACTTCTTCAACGCCCCGCTGGAGGTGACCGAGGAGAACTTCTTTGAG ATCTGCGATGAGCTGGGAGTGAAGCGGCCATCTTCTGTGAAAGTATTCTCAGGCAAAA GTGAGCGCAGCTCCTCTGGACTGCTGGAATGGGAATCTAAGAGCGATGCCCTGGAGACGCTGGGCTTCCTGAACCATTACCAGATGAAAAACCCAA aTGGTCCATACCCTTACACTCTGAAGTTGTGTTTCTCCACCGCTCAGCACGCCTCTTAA
- the LOC105495393 gene encoding heterogeneous nuclear ribonucleoprotein L isoform X2 — translation MSRRLLPRAEKRRRRLEQRQQPDEQRRRSGAMVKMAAAGGGGGGGRYYGGGSEGGRAPKRLKTDNAGDQHGGGGGGGGGAGAAGGGGGGENYDDPHKTPASPVVHIRGLIDGVVEADLVEALQEFGPISYVVVMPKKRQALVEFEDVLGACNAVNYAADNQIYIAGHPAFVNYSTSQKISRPGDSDDSRSVNSVLLFTILNPIYSITTDVLYTICNPCGPVQRIVIFRKNGVQAMVEFDSVQSAQRAKASLNGADIYSGCCTLKIEYAKPTRLNVFKNDQDTWDYTNPNLSGQGDPGSNPNKRQRQPPLLGDHPAEYGGPHGGYHSHYHDEGYGPPPPHYEGRRMGPPVGGHRRGPSRYGPQYGHPPPPPPPPEYGPHADSPVLMVYGLDQSKMNCDRVFNVFCLYGNVEKVKFMKSKPGAAMVEMADGYAVDRAITHLNNNFMFGQKLNVCVSKQPAIMPGQSYGLEDGSCSYKDFSESRNNRFSTPEQAAKNRIQHPSNVLHFFNAPLEVTEENFFEICDELGVKRPSSVKVFSGKSERSSSGLLEWESKSDALETLGFLNHYQMKNPNGPYPYTLKLCFSTAQHAS, via the exons ATGTCGCGGAGGCTGCTGCCCCGGGCGGAGAAGCGGCGTCGGCGGCTGGAGCAGAGGCAGCAGCCGGACGAGCAGCGGAGGCGGTCGGGAGCGATGGTGAAGAtggcggcggcgggcggcggaGGCGGCGGTGGCCGCTACTACGGCGGCGGCAGTGAGGGCGGCCGGGCCCCTAAGCGGCTCAAGACTGACAACGCCGGCGACCAGCACGgaggcggcggcggtggcggtggAGGAGccggggcggcgggcggcggcggcggcggg GAGAACTACGATGACCCGCACAAAACCCCTGCCTCCCCAGTTGTCCACATCAGGGGCCTGATTGACGGTGTGGTGGAAGCTGACCTTGTGGAGGCCTTGCAGGAGTTTGGACCCATCAG CTATGTGGTGGTAATGCCTAAAAAGAGACAAGCACTGGTGGAGTTTGAAGATGTGTTGGGGGCTTGCAACGCAGTGAACTACGCAGCCGACAACCAAATATACATTGCCGGTCACCCAGCTTTTGTCAACTACTCTACCAGCCAGAAGATCTCCCGCCCCGGGGACTCGGATGACTCCCGGAGCGTGAACAGTGTGCTTCTCTTTACCATCCTGAACCCCATTTATTCGATCACCACG GATGTTCTTTACACTATCTGTAATCCTTGTGGCCCTGTCCAGAGAATTGTCATTTTCAGGAAGAATGGAGTTCAGGCGATGGTGGAAT TTGACTCTGTTCAAAGTGCCCAGCGGGCCAAAGCCTCTCTCAATGGGGCTGATATCTATTCTGGCTGTTGCACTCTGAAGATCGAATATGCAAAG CCTACACGCTTGAATGTGTTCAAGAATGATCAGGATACTTGGGACTACACAAACCCCAATCTCAGTGGACAAG GTGACCCTGGCAGCAACCCCAACAAACGCCAGAGGCAGCCCCCTCTCCTGGGAGATCACCCCGCAGAATATG GAGGGCCCCACGGTGGGTACCACAGCCATTACCATGATGAGGGCTACGGGCCCCCCCCACCTCACTACGAAGGGAGAAGGATGGGTCCACCAGTGGGGGGTCACCGTCGGGGCCCAAGTCGCTACGGCCCCCAGTATgggcaccccccaccccctcccccaccacccgaGTATGGCCCTCACGCCGACAGCCCTGTGCTCATGGTCTATGGCTTGGATCAATCTAAGATGAACTGTGATCGAGTCTTCAATGTCTTCTGCTTGTATGGCAATGTGGAGAAG GTGAAATTCATGAAAAGCAAGCCAGGGGCCGCCATGGTGGAGATGGCTGATGGCTACGCTGTGGACCGGGCCATTACCCACCTCAACAACAACTTTATGTTTGGGCAGAAGCTGAATGTCTG TGTCTCCAAGCAGCCAGCCATCATGCCCGGTCAGTCATACGGGTTGGAAGACGGGTCTTGCAGTTACAAAGACTTCAGTGAGTCCCGGAACAATCGGTTCTCCACCCCAGAGCAGGCAGCCAAGAACCGCATCCAGCACCCCAGCAATGTGCTACACTTCTTCAACGCCCCGCTGGAGGTGACCGAGGAGAACTTCTTTGAG ATCTGCGATGAGCTGGGAGTGAAGCGGCCATCTTCTGTGAAAGTATTCTCAGGCAAAA GTGAGCGCAGCTCCTCTGGACTGCTGGAATGGGAATCTAAGAGCGATGCCCTGGAGACGCTGGGCTTCCTGAACCATTACCAGATGAAAAACCCAA aTGGTCCATACCCTTACACTCTGAAGTTGTGTTTCTCCACCGCTCAGCACGCCTCTTAA